From Trichoderma atroviride chromosome 1, complete sequence, one genomic window encodes:
- a CDS encoding uncharacterized protein (EggNog:ENOG41~TransMembrane:7 (o6-26i33-56o62-82i103-126o138-159i179-205o217-241i)), which produces MTTDGLSAAKLAIYLILLQPALYCLWRHGKTGFLGWLYIQIFCVLRIATGGIGLHGSQTGEAAVILNSIGLSPLLLSISGILHEARRAVNPRLNRKLDIILEIKYHGIVALGMILTIVAVVNILHGGEVSKNRPLLDAGSAISCVAWVLLVLWAVWSHFMNRRFSSYSDMQTSENGKRLLNGVFVALPFVGIRLVYGIVFLQLTISRTHSAFLTSEAVQVCLSFLPELACIISLLVVGVLTRSLRPDLKKREQEAVQLVSNQGVQLQHSTEYK; this is translated from the exons ATGACTACCGACGGCCTCTCAGCCGCGAAACTCGCCATCTACTTGatccttctccagccagcGCTCTACTGTCTATGGAGACACGGTAAAACAGGATTTCTTGGCTGGCTCTATATCCAGATATTCTGTGTCCTGCGCATAGCCACAGGCGGAATTGGCCTACATGGGAGCCAGAcgggagaagcagctgtGATTCTCAACAGCATCGGCTTgtctcctttgcttctttcgaTTTCAGGAATATTGCACGAAGC GCGACGTGCTGTGAACCCGCGGCTCAACAGAAAGCTTGACATTATACTCGAAATCAAGTATCATGGCATTGTTGCTCTGGGAATGATCCTTACAATTGTCGCTGTTGTTAATATTCTGCACGGTGGCGAGGTGTCAAAGAATAGACCATTACTTGACGCTGGTTCGGCCATATCATGCGTTGCTTGGGTGCTTCTCGTTCTCTGGGCAGTTTGGTCGCATTTTATGAACCGCCGATTTTCGTCGTACTCAGACATGCAAACATCAGAAAACGGAAAAAGG CTGCTTAATGGAGTGTTTGTCGCACTGCCATTTGTTGGAATCCGCCTTGTTTACGGCATTGTGTTTCTACAATTGACCATCTCGCGCACGCATTCAGCTTTTCTCACATCCGAAGCCGTTCAAGTTTGCCTCAGTTTTCTTCCCGAATTGGCATGCATCATCAGCCTTCTTGTGGTTGGTGTGCTGACTCGCTCTTTGAGACcagacttgaagaagagggagcAAGAGGCGGTTCAACTGGTGTCTAATCAAGGCGTGCAACTACAGCATTCGACAGAGTACAAGTAA
- a CDS encoding uncharacterized protein (EggNog:ENOG41): protein MDKVWFKLRQTHYPPGPEQIILAGDGDDSQAPLCLGHCISDLKHLDYPINSGAVVPFPQRMSVFSSHVIDFKWERKRGFVTSLALATSAPIAASLGLQTVKASISVAFKRSVSRYEEYKRLDTYIVQPNHRYIQQCLEGEKLKKHIDNKANWSFFIITGLRIARVGERLDTTMKNV from the coding sequence ATGGATAAAGTCTGGTTCAAGCTTCGGCAGACTCACTATCCGCCTGGTCCAGAGCAAATCATCCTTGCTGGTGATGGAGACGACTCCCAGGCTCCTCTTTGTTTGGGCCACTGCATCTCCGACCTAAAGCATCTGGACTACCCAATCAACTCTGGTGCTGTGGTTCCATTCCCACAGCGCATGAGCGTCTTCTCGTCGCATGTCATCGACTTCAAATGGGAGCGCAAGCGTGGGTTCGTGACATCTCTGGCTCTCGCTACAAGCGCACCTATTGCCGCATCTTTAGGCTTGCAGACAGTCAAGGCGAGCATCAGCGTCGCATTCAAGAGGTCTGTTAGTCGGTATGAGGAGTACAAACGCCTCGACACATACATCGTACAGCCCAATCATCGCTATATCCAGCAGTGCCTTGAGGGtgagaagctcaagaaacATATCGACAATAAGGCGAACTGGTCCTTTTTTATAATCACAGGCCTCCGCATCGCACGGGTGGGAGAGAGGTTGGACACAACCATGAAAAACGTATAA
- a CDS encoding uncharacterized protein (EggNog:ENOG41) gives MDRQFSAARLASGILFSAPADINAKPDVWSPKEKRKPQKLRQFSMKYGAESQDSSSAPMMRDEDYSQFPRHDYSLFPQFINMTTLKPLTDHVLPNNGSRSSVSSPASSKSPVTLCLPILRVSVDVSIDGTISRTTVTQSFHNPSDMNIPEARHTFPLYYNAVVTSFECKIGDSRRLRGVVKSTAQARREFEESKKKKREAAVLLEELTPEIFETSLGNIAANTTVEIILTYVHELKVVTSKEEKSEGLAVIIPASAAPRYASAVAPSPTPEVPSDQLEITIRASDDGTINPACCHVESNHPSTTYHGIQPNSNLLISNIAELHNFNSATSSVQKLQHVWKYSCESQPILKGDFVFVIQMLEETRLRSHAVITPANDMGHAALMVSLRPNDLFGSAVRPDLFKGEILFVLDRSGSMDWTQAGTDRRKIETMRNAMSLALSGLPSTCRFNIISFGSEVRGMWNRSRRADEPANMLHAREYLTTVKADMRGTEVLLALKGAVNNHDPGCLSTQIILITDGEINREPHSSILKHVWETRKIHGEKIRFFTLGIGDSVSHSVLESVAELGGGYCDVVDVVKRPRWEGCLNRMLRSVMEPDAWTCEIDLGPGYKRQSLAVSKFGIDDGDDTDLILYAQGPDSIPSLQPFRYKSFFFLLDLQNADLPKSVTIKTTADSAKQKAYTMEVRPIELREGTIHPLAVKTILRSLENEVKRTGASEEQARLNAEYLGTKYAIASNWTSFIAVVDGRVEQACQIDTYKSLFREADIAELLASESGQSSEESQHTVPGRRKGQAHRHHHVVRNSPFHAFRYDPQDITELPHNLMLKSTATPESYAEEIDGDDDGYRNQNEQACQTDTNKSHFREPDIAGLRVSESEESSEVPFVAGQPSLMGQPGLMGNGLPTHHKDVHRSVPLLKNLEASPDESIIESRKPIKYRNISLPSRSFNSRVAEDQSHLISTTGTPSNPEKKAYSQDGYAHLRFRRSQNCRSTGISRESTKAKTEPCFDVLMNEPTTINATPPDTQVFGYQYGPPYDAPWEIVDTQGRPPVLKHEDVLFYRPSRDGHISWQDAAGCEDGGMFVLPVVVRERLRQHFCGTTAKHLQKALRDSSGANVAEETAAVLIDTLMMIEYFKTHLANEEDYWNLIIDKAERALLLALGYGENRDEALEPFYKTLLSSILHVHFPESLKHASVYQEEADRSLAASAFGTCLVCNMPIETDAKEQLIINKGYTCLADECYDGKAQCRKTYTSWKDFWDHQVQSGHLLCPEIDTRDDAGVNESISLV, from the coding sequence ATGGATCGTCAATTCAGTGCTGCGCGGTTGGCCTCCGGTATCCTCTTCTCTGCCCCAGCTGACATTAATGCAAAACCGGATGTCTGGAGTcccaaagagaaaagaaaaccccAGAAATTGCGACAGTTTTCGATGAAGTATGGTGCGGAGTCTCAAGACAGTTCCAGTGCCCCTAtgatgagagatgaagattATTCTCAATTTCCACGCCACGATtactctcttttccctcaaTTCATCAACATGACGACTTTGAAACCTTTGACTGATCATGTCCTGCCAAACAATGGATCGAGATCGTCGGTATCATCTCCTGCATCTTCAAAGAGTCCCGTTACATTGTGTCTCCCAATCCTCAGGGTATCTGTCGACGTCTCGATCGATGGAACGATATCACGCACCACAGTTACGCAGAGTTTCCACAATCCGTCTGACATGAATATTCCCGAAGCCCGACATACGTTTCCTCTATATTACAATGCCGTCGTAACGTCTTTCGAATGCAAGATTGGCGACTCGCGACGTCTACGAGGAGTGGTCAAGTCAACAGCGCAAGCAAGACGAGAGTTTGAAGAGtctaaaaagaagaagagagaagctgCAGTTCTCCTCGAAGAGCTCACCCCGGAAATATTTGAGACGTCGCTTGGTAATATTGCGGCCAACACGACGGTCGAAATTATTTTGACCTATGTGCACGAGCTCAAGGTTGTGACAAGTAAAGAGGAAAAATCTGAAGGTCTTGCGGTCATCATTCCAgcctctgctgcccctcGTTACGCCTCTGCTGTGGCCCCATCGCCAACACCAGAGGTTCCCAGTGATCAGTTGGAGATCACCATCAGAGCCTCCGACGATGGCACTATTAATCCCGCGTGCTGCCATGTTGAATCAAATCATCCATCTACCACATATCATGGTATACAGCCAAATAGCAATTTACTGATTTCAAACATTGCTGAGCTTCACAACTTCAATTCAGCGACCAGCAGTGtacagaagctgcagcacgTGTGGAAGTATTCATGCGAGTCACAACCGATTCTCAAAGGTGATTTTGTCTTCGTCATTCAGATGCTTGAAGAGACTCGTCTGCGATCGCACGCTGTTATTACGCCCGCAAACGATATGGGTCATGCTGCACTGATGGTCAGTCTTCGTCCGAATGATCTCTTTGGAAGCGCAGTCCGCCCAGATTTGTTCAAGGGTGAGATTCTCTTCGTCCTTGACCGTTCTGGGTCCATGGATTGGACGCAGGCGGGAACCGATAGACGCAAAATTGAGACCATGAGAAACGCAATGTCCCTGGCGCTGTCCGGATTGCCTTCCACATGCCGTTTcaatattatttctttcgGCAGTGAGGTGCGCGGTATGTGGAATAGGTCGCGGAGAGCCGACGAACCTGCGAACATGTTGCATGCCAGAGAATATCTGACCACTGTCAAGGCAGATATGAGAGGAACCGAGGTTTTACTAGCCTTAAAGGGAGCTGTAAATAATCATGACCCCGGATGTCTTTCAACTCAGATTATTCTCATCACTGATGGCGAGATCAATCGTGAGCCTCACAGCTCCATACTGAAGCATGTCTGGGAAACTCGTAAGATACATGGCGAGAAGATCCGTTTCTTTACACTTGGAATTGGCGATTCTGTCTCGCACAGTGTCTTGGAGAGTGTTGCAGAACTAGGTGGCGGATACTGCGACGTTGTTGATGTGGTCAAGAGGCCTCGTTGGGAAGGCTGCCTGAATCGCATGCTACGGTCAGTCATGGAGCCAGACGCATGGACTTGTGAAATCGATCTCGGCCCGGGATACAAAAGGCAAAGCCTGGCGGTCTCCAAGTTCGGAattgacgatggagacgataCCGACCTCATACTTTACGCCCAGGGCCCTGATTCGATCCCCTCGCTACAGCCATTTAGGTACaagtctttctttttccttctagATCTTCAAAATGCCGACCTGCCAAAATCTGTGACAATCAAGACAACAGCAGATTCTGCTAAGCAAAAGGCCTATACCATGGAAGTGAGGCCAATTGAGCTAAGAGAAGGCACCATTCATCCGCTGGCAGTCAAGACGATTTTGCGCAGTCTTGAAAATGAGGTCAAAAGAACAGGTGCCAGCGAAGAGCAGGCGCGCCTCAATGCCGAGTATCTAGGAACGAAATACGCCATCGCGAGTAATTGGACGAGTTTTATTGCCGTGGTAGATGGACGCGTGGAGCAGGCTTGCCAGATTGACACCTATAAAAGTCTTTTTAGGGAGGCGGATATTGCAGAATTGCTAGCTTCGGAGAGTGGACAAAGCTCCGAAGAGTCTCAGCACACAGTTCCcggaaggagaaaaggacaagcgcatcggcatcatcatgtGGTCCGCAACAGTCCATTTCATGCATTCCGCTATGATCCACAAGACATCACTGAGTTGCCTCATAATCTTATGCTGAAAAGCACTGCTACGCCTGAATCTTACGCCGAGGagattgatggcgatgatgacggttATCGCAACCAGAATGAGCAGGCTTGCCAGACTGACACTAATAAAAGTCATTTTAGGGAGCCAGATATTGCCGGGTTGCGAGTTTCAGAGAGTGAAGAAAGTTCAGAAGTGCCTTTTGTGGCGGGACAACCCTCGCTGATGGGACAACCAGGGCTGATGGGAAATGGTTTGCCCACGCACCACAAAGATGTTCATAGAAGTGTGCCATTGCTAAAAAACCTTGAAGCATCTCCAGATGAGTCTATAATCGAAAGCAGGAAGCCGATCAAGTATCGAAATATAAGTCTGCCGTCTCGAAGTTTCAACAGTAGAGTCGCAGAGGATCAAAGCCATCTTATTTCAACAACCGGGACTCCATCCAATCCGGAAAAAAAAGCGTATAGCCAAGACGGTTATGCCCATTTGCGGTTTCGCCGTTCGCAGAATTGCCGTTCGACGGGCATAAGCAGGGAATCTACCAAGGCTAAAACAGAGCCCTGCTTCGACGTCTTGATGAATGAACCAACGACTATCAACGCAACACCGCCGGACACTCAAGTATTCGGCTATCAATACGGTCCTCCATATGATGCACCATGGGAAATCGTTGATACCCAAGGGCGACCCCCAGTATTGAAGCATGAAGATGTCCTTTTCTACCGGCCGTCTAGAGATGGACACATTTCATGGCAAGATGCTGCAGGATGCGAAGATGGTGGCATGTTTGTCCTGCCAGTCGTTGTGCGGGAGCGACTCCGCCAGCACTTCTGCGGCACAACAGCCAAGCATCTACAAAAAGCTCTACGGGACTCCTCGGGTGCGAATGTAGCAGAAGAAACAGCAGCCGTTTTAATCGATACTCTTATGATGATCGAGTATTTCAAAACACATCTAGCAAATGAGGAGGATTACTGGAATCTCATTATAGACAAGGCTGAGCGTGCGTTGCTACTAGCCTTGGGGTATGGCGAAAACCGGGACGAAGCACTGGAGCCGTTTTACAAAACGCTTTTGTCTTCCATCCTCCATGTTCATTTCCCAGAGTCTCTTAAGCATGCCTCTGTATATCAAGAGGAGGCTGATAGGAGCCTTGCTGCTTCGGCATTCGGGACTTGCTTAGTATGCAATATGCCAATTGAGACAGATGCCAAGGAACAACTCATCATTAATAAGGGGTATACGTGTCTCGCCGACGAGTGTTATGACGGTAAAGCACAATGTCGAAAAACTTACACCAGCTGGAAAGATTTTTGGGATCATCAAGTTCAGAGCGGCCATTTATTATGTCCAGAGATTGATACGAGAGATGATGCTGGGGTAAATGAAAGCATATCATTAGTGTAA
- a CDS encoding uncharacterized protein (EggNog:ENOG41~MEROPS:MER0077555) yields the protein MADQADGDILRGVELAQTCDELLASLLQFEEPVHLDMKIMRTRLRNLSDLLRSIQHLQDCGWFQMALQECRSVLNQLFEETKTRPVGGASMSERIGALADIQNTLSLALNLSMSNDEVKDATMIKTIKQGLDTISGDLIAAIDDILPATSPAISKNTFKLHEAKLAVNGNWDNSSSRHEIICPNCFLQNTGDGTTIKKLKLGCDCPTTEGFHDSELEYQVLSATYLVEHIRPGKERAWHMILCKPRINAIVSIIISGVPSSYVCEIDKLAKSLAYQLSTSLTAGSKNTDIIFAKDCVYKIFSCSPPEAFLNKQPSQLEFNTSNQIVKLAWSPQRVYIRHYLVSNRIQGRNQISSLEFLPHWVFEIKIFKYSGEDSNDDFSIFVSRDSIITDGTMQGRPLWLTLSQISMSQGGNHFDMSGISFGFDHKEGAMNWKAYVEAMRDRLQQQYAQGLLSFESEVYHQNSTTLWQRFAPGSPTHQDIDISVIMSNLKSLAKKEIRMVVKRKGRLGTVCLDFDLSVLKIAQRGLLGSLDLINFWTYDDDGIPVVQQTNWKKLVSRGKSRELDQPRGLSGPQVLRERKVSSDEWFDKIDQLKGVMELPASSKGLYKAIKICVIDTGFKLGVKGFAKIKVYKDFVDPSSTSMCDDTWHGTISASIIISIYERCELYVARVFTSDDTDDKTGPELMAQAIEWALTPDIDVDIISISAGFLYHSPRLQDAVQKASAANKLVFAAASNWGNLGPVAFPARHHLYTICVFSTDTHNRASHFNPERRPDAHNFAILGEDYQHPGDANQRVRGTSTATAAAAGLAALIIDFTRHQDNCQSIFRVADVSKMLGMIAIFNAISERAGEFKCIMPLKLLPSDYTGMSLQQKREYIRDSLSRAMDQAN from the exons ATGGCCGACCAAGCAGATGGAGATATCCTTAGAGGGGTTGAACTGGCACAAACTTGCGATGAACTCCTTGCCAGTCTGTTACAATTTGAAGAGCCGGTACATTTAGACATGAAAATAATGCGCACTCGGTTACGAAATCTGAGTGATTTATTACGATCCATTCAGCATCTCCAAGACTGCGGCTGGTTTCAGATGGCTCTTCAAGAGTGTAGAAGTGTTTTGAATCAGCTCTTTGAAGAGACCAAGACTCGGCCCGTGGGCGGTGCCAGTATGAGTGAGCGGATCGGTGCTTTAGCTGACATCCAGAACACTCTATCACTGGCTTTAAATCTAAGCATGAG CAACGATGAAGTGAAAGACGCGACCATGATCAAGACTATAAAGCAGGGACTTGATACCATTTCGGGAGATTTGATAGCTGCTATCGATGACATATTGCCGGCAACTTCTCCTGCCATTAGTAAAAACACATTCAAACTGCATGAAGCAAAACTTGCTGTCAACGGGAACTGGGACAACAGCTCTTCCAGGCACGAAATAATTTGTCCAAACTGTTTTCTTCAAAATACAGGTGACGGTACGACGATCAAGAAGCTAAAACTTGGTTGCGACTGTCCTACAACCGAGGGGTTCCACGACAGTGAACTAGAGTACCAAG TATTATCTGCGACCTACCTTGTGGAGCACATACGTCCCGGCAAAGAGCGTGCATGGCACATGATTCTTTGCAAGCCGCGCATTAATGCCATAGTCTCTATAATCATCTCGGGAGTTCCATCGTCTT ACGTTTGTGAGATCGATAAACTAGCCAAAAGCCTTGCTTATCAACTATCAACGAGCCTAACCGCGGGTTCCAAAAACACCGACATAATATTTGCGAAAGACTGTGTGTATAAAATATTTTCTTGCTC ACCTCCAGAGGcctttttaaataagcaaCCATCGCAACTGGAGTTCAATACCTCAAACCAGATAGTTAAGCTTGCATGGTCACCGCAGAGAGTGTATATAAGGCACTACTTGGTCTCAAATAGGATTCAAGGTAGAAATCAGATTAGCTCTCTTGAGTTTCTCCCGCATTGGGTGTTTGAAATAAAGATTTTCAAGTACAGTGGAGAAGACAGCAATGACGATTTCAGCATATTTG TCTCCAGAGACTCAATTATAACCGATGGGACAATGCAAGGGCGGCCTTTGTGGTTAACACTATCTCAAATCAGCATGAGTCAAGGCGGCAACCATTTCGACATGTCAGGAATAAGCTTTGGTTTTGATCACAAAGAAG GCGCAATGAATTGGAAGGCATACGTCGAAGCCATGAGGGACCGGTTGCAACAGCAGTATGCTCAAGGACTGTTATCATTTGAAAGCGAAGTATACCATCA AAATTCCACGACACTATGGCAAAGATTCGCTCCAGGATCACCCACCCACCAAGATATCGATATATCTGTCATCATGTCAAATCTTAAAAgtttggcgaagaaggaaattCGCATGGTagtgaaaagaaaaggccgacTCGGCACTGTATGTCTGGACT TCGACTTATCGGTCCTGAAAATCGCGCAGCGAGGTCTCCTTGGCTCACTGGATTTGATCAACTTCTGGActtatgatgatgatggaattCCTGTTGTCCAGCAGACcaactggaagaagctggtttCACGAGGCAAGAGCCGCGAGCTAGACCAGCCACGAGGTTTGAGCGGACCACAAGTATTAAG GGAAAGAAAGGTATCATCCGATGAATGgtttgacaagattgacCAATTGAAGGGTGTCATGGAGTTGCCTGCTTCTTCCAAAGGGTTATACAAGGCAATCAAGATTTGTGTAATTGACACGGGTTTCAAACTAGGAGTCAAGGGGTTCGCGAAAATCAAGGTGTATAAAGATTTTGTGGATCCGAGCTCGACTAGCATGTGCGATGATACCTGGCATGGCACAATTTCTGcgagcatcatcatctcgatTTATGAGCGATGCGAGTTGTATGTTGCGAGAGTCTTTACATCCGATGATACCGACGATAAGACGGGGCCGGAACTGATGGCTCAG GCCATCGAATGGGCACTAACCCCTGACATTGATGTCGATATCATCAGCATATCAGCGGGCTTCCTCTACCACTCTCCCAGGTTACAGGATGCCGTACAAAAGGCCAGCGCCGCGAACAAGCTAGTTTTCGCGGCGGCGTCCAACTGGGGCAATTTGGGCCCCGTAGCCTTTCCAGCAAGACATCATCTATATACCatctgcgtcttctccacCGATACTCACAACCGAGCGTCTCATTTCAACCCAGAGCGACGGCCAGATGCGCACAACTTTGCCATTCTCGGTGAAGACTATCAGCATCCTGGAGATGCAAACCAGCGAGTACGTGGCACCAGCACTGccacggcagcggcagcaggacTTGCGGCGCTCATCATTGACTTTACGCGGCATCAAGACAATTGCCAGTCCATCTTCAGGGTGGCTGATGTCAGCAAGATGCTCGGAAtgattgccatcttcaacgccataTCTGAGCGGGCGGGCGAATTCAAGTGCATCATGCCGCTGAAGTTACTTCCATCAGACTACACTGGCATGAGTTTGCAGCAAAAGAGGGAGTATATTAGGGACAGCCTGTCGAGGGCGATGGATCAAGCCAACTGA
- a CDS encoding uncharacterized protein (EggNog:ENOG41~CAZy:PL1~SECRETED:SignalP(1-19)) — translation MFRLHLNVFIIALAGRALSLAFDGAVGFGAIATGGNSGTTVHVTNLLDSGSGSFRDAVSQSNRNIVFDVSGYIQLKSAVSLSSSLTINGQSAPGNGIGIMGGEISASDKSNIIIRNLRMRQGTLDTDTGKSAFNMGGASNVILDHCSVEYGQWDSIDAVGAVNITVSNSIIALPIGQQFGAHVETGPSTFYRNLWVSAHNRQPLSKDNTQYVNNVVYNYQAGYTSGNTGGVFSHDIINNYFITGPSTTSSKNAFYQMAADQSVYATGNYLDSNNDGQLNGTPDNTVGSSTVLSKPWASTSLGLATMSAADAVTYVLANAGATPRDELDNFVVSVVKSFGTQGTLYKNQANTGVSNGGYGTL, via the coding sequence ATGTTTCGTCTACACCTGAATGTCTTCATTATTGCCCTTGCAGGCAGAGCGCTGAGTCTAGCTTTTGATGGAGCCGTCGGATTCGGTGCCATCGCCACTGGTGGTAACAGCGGAACAACTGTCCATGTCACGAACCTCTTGGACTCTGGCAGTGGATCGTTCCGCGACGCGGTTAGCCAATCCAACCGCAACATTGTCTTCGATGTCAGCGGATACATCCAACTGAAGTCTGCGGTATCactctccagcagcctgaCAATAAACGGCCAGTCCGCACCCGGGAATGGCATTGGAATCATGGGTGGTGAGATATCTGCCAGCGATAAGAGCAACATCATTATACGCAATCTACGGATGCGTCAAGGCACTTTGGACACCGACACGGGTAAGAGTGCCTTTAATATGGGGGGTGCTTCCAATGTCATTCTTGATCATTGTTCCGTCGAGTACGGCCAATGGGATTCGATCGACGCCGTCGGTGCTGTTAATATCACTGTGTCCAACTCAATTATCGCCCTGCCTATTGGACAGCAGTTTGGCGCTCACGTTGAGACGGGGCCGTCAACCTTTTACCGCAACCTCTGGGTCAGCGCCCACAATCGCCAACCACTCTCAAAGGACAATACCCAATACGTCAACAACGTTGTCTACAATTACCAAGCTGGCTATACCTCGGGGAACACTGGTGGAGTCTTCTCTCACGACATTATCAACAACTACTTCATCACGGGCCCAAGCACCACCAGCTCTAAAAATGCCTTTTATCAGATGGCGGCGGATCAGAGTGTCTATGCCACGGGTAATTATCTCGACAGCAACAATGACGGACAGCTGAATGGGACCCCGGATAATACTGTTGGCTCATCGACTGTCCTTAGCAAGCCATGGGCTTCTACCTCGCTCGGGCTTGCTACCATGTCGGCTGCGGATGCTGTTACGTATGTGCTAGCGAATGCTGGCGCAACTCCCCGAGATGAACTTGATAACTTTGTAGTTAGCGTTGTGAAGTCTTTTGGCACTCAGGGTACGCTGTATAAGAACCAGGCAAACACGGGTGTTTCCAACGGCGGCTATGGAACGCTATAA